Proteins found in one Nocardia brasiliensis ATCC 700358 genomic segment:
- a CDS encoding DUF4383 domain-containing protein has translation MLDTARGALTRYLADVRRTPGQLLLLLLSLWFVSNGPVAFAMCSSFSFGAHMKSCTVMVFGFIPVTVNGWHALFHLVTGVAGLFLVRTPRKAFAYGIGCGWFYLVIAGFGFFGGDNVLRFMAVDTFGNYVHAVEGGLALTIAALIAFGTQLRTRPGTAAVR, from the coding sequence ATGCTCGACACCGCCCGTGGCGCCCTGACGCGTTACCTCGCCGATGTCCGGCGCACCCCCGGTCAGCTGTTGTTGTTGCTGCTGTCGCTGTGGTTCGTCAGCAACGGTCCGGTCGCGTTCGCGATGTGCTCGAGTTTCTCGTTCGGGGCGCACATGAAGTCGTGCACGGTGATGGTGTTCGGGTTCATTCCGGTCACCGTCAACGGCTGGCACGCGCTGTTCCATCTCGTCACCGGTGTCGCCGGGTTGTTCCTGGTGCGTACGCCGCGCAAGGCCTTCGCGTACGGGATCGGTTGCGGCTGGTTCTATCTCGTCATCGCCGGCTTCGGATTCTTCGGCGGGGACAACGTCCTGCGCTTCATGGCCGTCGACACCTTCGGCAACTATGTGCACGCAGTCGAGGGCGGCCTGGCGCTGACCATCGCCGCGCTCATCGCGTTCGGCACGCAACTGCGCACCCGGCCCGGCACGGCGGCGGTGCGCTGA